A window of the Caretta caretta isolate rCarCar2 chromosome 21, rCarCar1.hap1, whole genome shotgun sequence genome harbors these coding sequences:
- the RBBP5 gene encoding retinoblastoma-binding protein 5 isoform X2, producing MNLELLESFGQNYPEEADGTLDCISMALTCTFNRWGTLLAVGCNDGRIVIWDFLTRGIAKIISAHIHPVCSLCWSRDGHKLVSASTDNIVSQWDVLSGDCDQRFRFPSPILKVQYHPRDQNRVLVCPMKSAPVMLTLSDSKHVVLPVDDDSDLNVVASFDRRGEYIYTGNAKGKILVLKTDTQDLVASFRVTTGTSNTTAIKSIEFARKGSCFLINTADRIIRVYDGREILTCGRDGEPEPMQKLQDLVNRTPWKKCCFSGDGEYIVAGSARQHALYIWEKSIGNLVKILHGTRGELLLDVAWHPVRPIIASISSGVVSIWAQNQVENWSAFAPDFKELDENVEYEERESEFDIEDEDKSEPEQTGADAAEDEEVDVTSVDPIAAFCSSDEELEDSKALLYLPIAPEVEDPEENPYGPPPDAVQTSLTDEGIGSEKKRQSSSDGPQPPKKKPKMTNIELQGVPNDEVHPLLGVKGDGKSKKKQAGRPKGSKGKEKDSPFKPKLYKGDRGALPLEGAAKGKVQAEMGQPLTAQFHLDS from the exons ATGAACCTGGAGCTGCTCG agTCCTTTGGACAGAACTATCCTGAG GAGGCTGATGGGACACTAGACTGTATCAGTATGGCTTTGACGTGTACCTTTAACAGGTGGGGCACTCTGCTTGCAGTGGGCTGTAACGATGGCCGCATTGTCATCTGGGACTTCTTGACGAGAGGCATAGCCAAAATCATAAGTGCCCATATCCACCCTGTCTGTTCTTTATG CTGGAGTCGAGATGGTCACAAATTGGTGAGTGCTTCAACTGATAACATCGTATCACAATGGGATGTTCTGTCTGGAGACTGTGACCAGAGGTTTCGGTTCCCTTCACCCATCTTGAAAGTTCAGTATCACCCCCGAGACCA AAACAGGGTTTTGGTGTGTCCCATGAAATCTGCGCCAGTGATGCTAACACTGTCTGATTCAAAACATGTTGTTCTACCCGTGGATGATGACTCTGATCTGAACGTGGTGGCCTCTTTCGACAGGCGAGGGGAATATATCTATACAGGCAATGCCAAGGGGAAG ATCTTGGTCTTAAAAACAGATACTCAGGATCTGGTTGCTTCCTTCAGAGTAACAACTGGAACCAGCAACACCACAGCTATTAAATCAATAGAATTTGCCCGGAAAGGAAG CTGCTTTTTAATAAACACAGCTGACCGAATAATCAGGGTTTATGATGGTCGGGAAATACTAACCTGTGGGCGAGATGGAGAGCCTGAGCCAATGCAGAAGCTGCAGGATTTAGTAAACAG GACACCGTGGAAGAAGTGTTGTTTCTCTGGGGATGGGGAGTACATAGTGGCAGGATCAGCACGGCAGCATGCCCTTTACATCTGGGAGAAGAGCATTGGAAATCTAGTGAAAATCCTTCATGGGACCAGAGGAGAACTGTTGCTAGATGTAGCA TGGCATCCTGTCCGACCAATCATCGCTTCCATTTCCAGTGGTGTTGTATCAATATGGGCTCAGAATCAAGTG GAAAACTGGAGTGCCTTTGCGCCTGACTTTAAAGAGTTGGATGAAAACGTGGAGTATGAAGAGAGGGAGTCAGAGTTTGACATTGAGGATGAAGATAAGAGTGAGCCAGAGCAGACAG gtgctgatGCTGCAGAGGATGAGGAAGTGGATGTAACCAGTGTAGATCCTATTGCTGCCTTCTGTagcag TGATGAAGAACTGGAGGACTCCAAAGCGTTGCTGTATTTACCTATTGCTCCTGAAGTGGAAGACCCAGAAGAAAACCCTTATGGACCCCCACCTGATGCTGTCCAGACCTCCCTAACTGATGAGGGAATAGGCTCTGAGAAGAAGAGGCAGTCATCATCTGATGGACCTCAGCCACCAAAGAAGAAACCCAAAATGACCAACATTGAACTGCAAGGAGTACCTAATGATG AAGTCCATCCGCTGCTGGGTGTGAAGGGAGATGGTAAATCCAAGAAGAAGCAAGCAGGCAGGCCTAAAGGATCAAAAGGTAAAGAGAAAGATTCTCCATTTAAACCGAAACTCTACAAAGGGGACAGAGGTGCTTTACCTCTGGAAGGAGCAGCGAAGGGTAAAGTGCAGGCGGAGATGGGACAGCCTTTGACAG
- the RBBP5 gene encoding retinoblastoma-binding protein 5 isoform X5, whose protein sequence is MNLELLESFGQNYPEEADGTLDCISMALTCTFNRWGTLLAVGCNDGRIVIWDFLTRGIAKIISAHIHPVCSLCWSRDGHKLVSASTDNIVSQWDVLSGDCDQRFRFPSPILKVQYHPRDQNRVLVCPMKSAPVMLTLSDSKHVVLPVDDDSDLNVVASFDRRGEYIYTGNAKGKILVLKTDTQDLVASFRVTTGTSNTTAIKSIEFARKGSCFLINTADRIIRVYDGREILTCGRDGEPEPMQKLQDLVNRTPWKKCCFSGDGEYIVAGSARQHALYIWEKSIGNLVKILHGTRGELLLDVAWHPVRPIIASISSGVVSIWAQNQVENWSAFAPDFKELDENVEYEERESEFDIEDEDKSEPEQTGADAAEDEEVDVTSVDPIAAFCSSDEELEDSKALLYLPIAPEVEDPEENPYGPPPDAVQTSLTDEGIGSEKKRQSSSDGPQPPKKKPKMTNIELQGVPNDEVHPLLGVKGDGKSKKKQAGRPKGSKGGAISELL, encoded by the exons ATGAACCTGGAGCTGCTCG agTCCTTTGGACAGAACTATCCTGAG GAGGCTGATGGGACACTAGACTGTATCAGTATGGCTTTGACGTGTACCTTTAACAGGTGGGGCACTCTGCTTGCAGTGGGCTGTAACGATGGCCGCATTGTCATCTGGGACTTCTTGACGAGAGGCATAGCCAAAATCATAAGTGCCCATATCCACCCTGTCTGTTCTTTATG CTGGAGTCGAGATGGTCACAAATTGGTGAGTGCTTCAACTGATAACATCGTATCACAATGGGATGTTCTGTCTGGAGACTGTGACCAGAGGTTTCGGTTCCCTTCACCCATCTTGAAAGTTCAGTATCACCCCCGAGACCA AAACAGGGTTTTGGTGTGTCCCATGAAATCTGCGCCAGTGATGCTAACACTGTCTGATTCAAAACATGTTGTTCTACCCGTGGATGATGACTCTGATCTGAACGTGGTGGCCTCTTTCGACAGGCGAGGGGAATATATCTATACAGGCAATGCCAAGGGGAAG ATCTTGGTCTTAAAAACAGATACTCAGGATCTGGTTGCTTCCTTCAGAGTAACAACTGGAACCAGCAACACCACAGCTATTAAATCAATAGAATTTGCCCGGAAAGGAAG CTGCTTTTTAATAAACACAGCTGACCGAATAATCAGGGTTTATGATGGTCGGGAAATACTAACCTGTGGGCGAGATGGAGAGCCTGAGCCAATGCAGAAGCTGCAGGATTTAGTAAACAG GACACCGTGGAAGAAGTGTTGTTTCTCTGGGGATGGGGAGTACATAGTGGCAGGATCAGCACGGCAGCATGCCCTTTACATCTGGGAGAAGAGCATTGGAAATCTAGTGAAAATCCTTCATGGGACCAGAGGAGAACTGTTGCTAGATGTAGCA TGGCATCCTGTCCGACCAATCATCGCTTCCATTTCCAGTGGTGTTGTATCAATATGGGCTCAGAATCAAGTG GAAAACTGGAGTGCCTTTGCGCCTGACTTTAAAGAGTTGGATGAAAACGTGGAGTATGAAGAGAGGGAGTCAGAGTTTGACATTGAGGATGAAGATAAGAGTGAGCCAGAGCAGACAG gtgctgatGCTGCAGAGGATGAGGAAGTGGATGTAACCAGTGTAGATCCTATTGCTGCCTTCTGTagcag TGATGAAGAACTGGAGGACTCCAAAGCGTTGCTGTATTTACCTATTGCTCCTGAAGTGGAAGACCCAGAAGAAAACCCTTATGGACCCCCACCTGATGCTGTCCAGACCTCCCTAACTGATGAGGGAATAGGCTCTGAGAAGAAGAGGCAGTCATCATCTGATGGACCTCAGCCACCAAAGAAGAAACCCAAAATGACCAACATTGAACTGCAAGGAGTACCTAATGATG AAGTCCATCCGCTGCTGGGTGTGAAGGGAGATGGTAAATCCAAGAAGAAGCAAGCAGGCAGGCCTAAAGGATCAAAAG GTGGtgcaatctcagaactgttatga
- the RBBP5 gene encoding retinoblastoma-binding protein 5 isoform X7, giving the protein MNLELLESFGQNYPEEADGTLDCISMALTCTFNRWGTLLAVGCNDGRIVIWDFLTRGIAKIISAHIHPVCSLCWSRDGHKLVSASTDNIVSQWDVLSGDCDQRFRFPSPILKVQYHPRDQNRVLVCPMKSAPVMLTLSDSKHVVLPVDDDSDLNVVASFDRRGEYIYTGNAKGKILVLKTDTQDLVASFRVTTGTSNTTAIKSIEFARKGSCFLINTADRIIRVYDGREILTCGRDGEPEPMQKLQDLVNRTPWKKCCFSGDGEYIVAGSARQHALYIWEKSIGNLVKILHGTRGELLLDVAWHPVRPIIASISSGVVSIWAQNQVENWSAFAPDFKELDENVEYEERESEFDIEDEDKSEPEQTGADAAEDEEVDVTSVDPIAAFCSSDEELEDSKALLYLPIAPEVEDPEENPYGPPPDAVQTSLTDEGIGSEKKRQSSSDGPQPPKKKPKMTNIELQGVPNDEVHPLLGVKGDGKSKKKQAGRPKGSKGKEKDSPFKPKLYKGDRGALPLEGAAKGKVQAEMGQPLTAGGAISELL; this is encoded by the exons ATGAACCTGGAGCTGCTCG agTCCTTTGGACAGAACTATCCTGAG GAGGCTGATGGGACACTAGACTGTATCAGTATGGCTTTGACGTGTACCTTTAACAGGTGGGGCACTCTGCTTGCAGTGGGCTGTAACGATGGCCGCATTGTCATCTGGGACTTCTTGACGAGAGGCATAGCCAAAATCATAAGTGCCCATATCCACCCTGTCTGTTCTTTATG CTGGAGTCGAGATGGTCACAAATTGGTGAGTGCTTCAACTGATAACATCGTATCACAATGGGATGTTCTGTCTGGAGACTGTGACCAGAGGTTTCGGTTCCCTTCACCCATCTTGAAAGTTCAGTATCACCCCCGAGACCA AAACAGGGTTTTGGTGTGTCCCATGAAATCTGCGCCAGTGATGCTAACACTGTCTGATTCAAAACATGTTGTTCTACCCGTGGATGATGACTCTGATCTGAACGTGGTGGCCTCTTTCGACAGGCGAGGGGAATATATCTATACAGGCAATGCCAAGGGGAAG ATCTTGGTCTTAAAAACAGATACTCAGGATCTGGTTGCTTCCTTCAGAGTAACAACTGGAACCAGCAACACCACAGCTATTAAATCAATAGAATTTGCCCGGAAAGGAAG CTGCTTTTTAATAAACACAGCTGACCGAATAATCAGGGTTTATGATGGTCGGGAAATACTAACCTGTGGGCGAGATGGAGAGCCTGAGCCAATGCAGAAGCTGCAGGATTTAGTAAACAG GACACCGTGGAAGAAGTGTTGTTTCTCTGGGGATGGGGAGTACATAGTGGCAGGATCAGCACGGCAGCATGCCCTTTACATCTGGGAGAAGAGCATTGGAAATCTAGTGAAAATCCTTCATGGGACCAGAGGAGAACTGTTGCTAGATGTAGCA TGGCATCCTGTCCGACCAATCATCGCTTCCATTTCCAGTGGTGTTGTATCAATATGGGCTCAGAATCAAGTG GAAAACTGGAGTGCCTTTGCGCCTGACTTTAAAGAGTTGGATGAAAACGTGGAGTATGAAGAGAGGGAGTCAGAGTTTGACATTGAGGATGAAGATAAGAGTGAGCCAGAGCAGACAG gtgctgatGCTGCAGAGGATGAGGAAGTGGATGTAACCAGTGTAGATCCTATTGCTGCCTTCTGTagcag TGATGAAGAACTGGAGGACTCCAAAGCGTTGCTGTATTTACCTATTGCTCCTGAAGTGGAAGACCCAGAAGAAAACCCTTATGGACCCCCACCTGATGCTGTCCAGACCTCCCTAACTGATGAGGGAATAGGCTCTGAGAAGAAGAGGCAGTCATCATCTGATGGACCTCAGCCACCAAAGAAGAAACCCAAAATGACCAACATTGAACTGCAAGGAGTACCTAATGATG AAGTCCATCCGCTGCTGGGTGTGAAGGGAGATGGTAAATCCAAGAAGAAGCAAGCAGGCAGGCCTAAAGGATCAAAAGGTAAAGAGAAAGATTCTCCATTTAAACCGAAACTCTACAAAGGGGACAGAGGTGCTTTACCTCTGGAAGGAGCAGCGAAGGGTAAAGTGCAGGCGGAGATGGGACAGCCTTTGACAG CAGGTGGtgcaatctcagaactgttatga
- the RBBP5 gene encoding retinoblastoma-binding protein 5 isoform X4 — MNLELLESFGQNYPEEADGTLDCISMALTCTFNRWGTLLAVGCNDGRIVIWDFLTRGIAKIISAHIHPVCSLCWSRDGHKLVSASTDNIVSQWDVLSGDCDQRFRFPSPILKVQYHPRDQNRVLVCPMKSAPVMLTLSDSKHVVLPVDDDSDLNVVASFDRRGEYIYTGNAKGKILVLKTDTQDLVASFRVTTGTSNTTAIKSIEFARKGSCFLINTADRIIRVYDGREILTCGRDGEPEPMQKLQDLVNRTPWKKCCFSGDGEYIVAGSARQHALYIWEKSIGNLVKILHGTRGELLLDVAWHPVRPIIASISSGVVSIWAQNQVENWSAFAPDFKELDENVEYEERESEFDIEDEDKSEPEQTGADAAEDEEVDVTSVDPIAAFCSSDEELEDSKALLYLPIAPEVEDPEENPYGPPPDAVQTSLTDEGIGSEKKRQSSSDGPQPPKKKPKMTNIELQGVPNDEVHPLLGVKGDGKSKKKQAGRPKGSKAGGAISELL; from the exons ATGAACCTGGAGCTGCTCG agTCCTTTGGACAGAACTATCCTGAG GAGGCTGATGGGACACTAGACTGTATCAGTATGGCTTTGACGTGTACCTTTAACAGGTGGGGCACTCTGCTTGCAGTGGGCTGTAACGATGGCCGCATTGTCATCTGGGACTTCTTGACGAGAGGCATAGCCAAAATCATAAGTGCCCATATCCACCCTGTCTGTTCTTTATG CTGGAGTCGAGATGGTCACAAATTGGTGAGTGCTTCAACTGATAACATCGTATCACAATGGGATGTTCTGTCTGGAGACTGTGACCAGAGGTTTCGGTTCCCTTCACCCATCTTGAAAGTTCAGTATCACCCCCGAGACCA AAACAGGGTTTTGGTGTGTCCCATGAAATCTGCGCCAGTGATGCTAACACTGTCTGATTCAAAACATGTTGTTCTACCCGTGGATGATGACTCTGATCTGAACGTGGTGGCCTCTTTCGACAGGCGAGGGGAATATATCTATACAGGCAATGCCAAGGGGAAG ATCTTGGTCTTAAAAACAGATACTCAGGATCTGGTTGCTTCCTTCAGAGTAACAACTGGAACCAGCAACACCACAGCTATTAAATCAATAGAATTTGCCCGGAAAGGAAG CTGCTTTTTAATAAACACAGCTGACCGAATAATCAGGGTTTATGATGGTCGGGAAATACTAACCTGTGGGCGAGATGGAGAGCCTGAGCCAATGCAGAAGCTGCAGGATTTAGTAAACAG GACACCGTGGAAGAAGTGTTGTTTCTCTGGGGATGGGGAGTACATAGTGGCAGGATCAGCACGGCAGCATGCCCTTTACATCTGGGAGAAGAGCATTGGAAATCTAGTGAAAATCCTTCATGGGACCAGAGGAGAACTGTTGCTAGATGTAGCA TGGCATCCTGTCCGACCAATCATCGCTTCCATTTCCAGTGGTGTTGTATCAATATGGGCTCAGAATCAAGTG GAAAACTGGAGTGCCTTTGCGCCTGACTTTAAAGAGTTGGATGAAAACGTGGAGTATGAAGAGAGGGAGTCAGAGTTTGACATTGAGGATGAAGATAAGAGTGAGCCAGAGCAGACAG gtgctgatGCTGCAGAGGATGAGGAAGTGGATGTAACCAGTGTAGATCCTATTGCTGCCTTCTGTagcag TGATGAAGAACTGGAGGACTCCAAAGCGTTGCTGTATTTACCTATTGCTCCTGAAGTGGAAGACCCAGAAGAAAACCCTTATGGACCCCCACCTGATGCTGTCCAGACCTCCCTAACTGATGAGGGAATAGGCTCTGAGAAGAAGAGGCAGTCATCATCTGATGGACCTCAGCCACCAAAGAAGAAACCCAAAATGACCAACATTGAACTGCAAGGAGTACCTAATGATG AAGTCCATCCGCTGCTGGGTGTGAAGGGAGATGGTAAATCCAAGAAGAAGCAAGCAGGCAGGCCTAAAGGATCAAAAG CAGGTGGtgcaatctcagaactgttatga
- the RBBP5 gene encoding retinoblastoma-binding protein 5 isoform X6, translating to MNLELLESFGQNYPEEADGTLDCISMALTCTFNRWGTLLAVGCNDGRIVIWDFLTRGIAKIISAHIHPVCSLCWSRDGHKLVSASTDNIVSQWDVLSGDCDQRFRFPSPILKVQYHPRDQNRVLVCPMKSAPVMLTLSDSKHVVLPVDDDSDLNVVASFDRRGEYIYTGNAKGKILVLKTDTQDLVASFRVTTGTSNTTAIKSIEFARKGSCFLINTADRIIRVYDGREILTCGRDGEPEPMQKLQDLVNRTPWKKCCFSGDGEYIVAGSARQHALYIWEKSIGNLVKILHGTRGELLLDVAWHPVRPIIASISSGVVSIWAQNQVENWSAFAPDFKELDENVEYEERESEFDIEDEDKSEPEQTGADAAEDEEVDVTSVDPIAAFCSSDEELEDSKALLYLPIAPEVEDPEENPYGPPPDAVQTSLTDEGIGSEKKRQSSSDGPQPPKKKPKMTNIELQGVPNDEVHPLLGVKGDGKSKKKQAGRPKGSKAQFHLDS from the exons ATGAACCTGGAGCTGCTCG agTCCTTTGGACAGAACTATCCTGAG GAGGCTGATGGGACACTAGACTGTATCAGTATGGCTTTGACGTGTACCTTTAACAGGTGGGGCACTCTGCTTGCAGTGGGCTGTAACGATGGCCGCATTGTCATCTGGGACTTCTTGACGAGAGGCATAGCCAAAATCATAAGTGCCCATATCCACCCTGTCTGTTCTTTATG CTGGAGTCGAGATGGTCACAAATTGGTGAGTGCTTCAACTGATAACATCGTATCACAATGGGATGTTCTGTCTGGAGACTGTGACCAGAGGTTTCGGTTCCCTTCACCCATCTTGAAAGTTCAGTATCACCCCCGAGACCA AAACAGGGTTTTGGTGTGTCCCATGAAATCTGCGCCAGTGATGCTAACACTGTCTGATTCAAAACATGTTGTTCTACCCGTGGATGATGACTCTGATCTGAACGTGGTGGCCTCTTTCGACAGGCGAGGGGAATATATCTATACAGGCAATGCCAAGGGGAAG ATCTTGGTCTTAAAAACAGATACTCAGGATCTGGTTGCTTCCTTCAGAGTAACAACTGGAACCAGCAACACCACAGCTATTAAATCAATAGAATTTGCCCGGAAAGGAAG CTGCTTTTTAATAAACACAGCTGACCGAATAATCAGGGTTTATGATGGTCGGGAAATACTAACCTGTGGGCGAGATGGAGAGCCTGAGCCAATGCAGAAGCTGCAGGATTTAGTAAACAG GACACCGTGGAAGAAGTGTTGTTTCTCTGGGGATGGGGAGTACATAGTGGCAGGATCAGCACGGCAGCATGCCCTTTACATCTGGGAGAAGAGCATTGGAAATCTAGTGAAAATCCTTCATGGGACCAGAGGAGAACTGTTGCTAGATGTAGCA TGGCATCCTGTCCGACCAATCATCGCTTCCATTTCCAGTGGTGTTGTATCAATATGGGCTCAGAATCAAGTG GAAAACTGGAGTGCCTTTGCGCCTGACTTTAAAGAGTTGGATGAAAACGTGGAGTATGAAGAGAGGGAGTCAGAGTTTGACATTGAGGATGAAGATAAGAGTGAGCCAGAGCAGACAG gtgctgatGCTGCAGAGGATGAGGAAGTGGATGTAACCAGTGTAGATCCTATTGCTGCCTTCTGTagcag TGATGAAGAACTGGAGGACTCCAAAGCGTTGCTGTATTTACCTATTGCTCCTGAAGTGGAAGACCCAGAAGAAAACCCTTATGGACCCCCACCTGATGCTGTCCAGACCTCCCTAACTGATGAGGGAATAGGCTCTGAGAAGAAGAGGCAGTCATCATCTGATGGACCTCAGCCACCAAAGAAGAAACCCAAAATGACCAACATTGAACTGCAAGGAGTACCTAATGATG AAGTCCATCCGCTGCTGGGTGTGAAGGGAGATGGTAAATCCAAGAAGAAGCAAGCAGGCAGGCCTAAAGGATCAAAAG
- the RBBP5 gene encoding retinoblastoma-binding protein 5 isoform X1: MNLELLESFGQNYPEEADGTLDCISMALTCTFNRWGTLLAVGCNDGRIVIWDFLTRGIAKIISAHIHPVCSLCWSRDGHKLVSASTDNIVSQWDVLSGDCDQRFRFPSPILKVQYHPRDQNRVLVCPMKSAPVMLTLSDSKHVVLPVDDDSDLNVVASFDRRGEYIYTGNAKGKILVLKTDTQDLVASFRVTTGTSNTTAIKSIEFARKGSCFLINTADRIIRVYDGREILTCGRDGEPEPMQKLQDLVNRTPWKKCCFSGDGEYIVAGSARQHALYIWEKSIGNLVKILHGTRGELLLDVAWHPVRPIIASISSGVVSIWAQNQVENWSAFAPDFKELDENVEYEERESEFDIEDEDKSEPEQTGADAAEDEEVDVTSVDPIAAFCSSDEELEDSKALLYLPIAPEVEDPEENPYGPPPDAVQTSLTDEGIGSEKKRQSSSDGPQPPKKKPKMTNIELQGVPNDEVHPLLGVKGDGKSKKKQAGRPKGSKGKEKDSPFKPKLYKGDRGALPLEGAAKGKVQAEMGQPLTGGAISELL; the protein is encoded by the exons ATGAACCTGGAGCTGCTCG agTCCTTTGGACAGAACTATCCTGAG GAGGCTGATGGGACACTAGACTGTATCAGTATGGCTTTGACGTGTACCTTTAACAGGTGGGGCACTCTGCTTGCAGTGGGCTGTAACGATGGCCGCATTGTCATCTGGGACTTCTTGACGAGAGGCATAGCCAAAATCATAAGTGCCCATATCCACCCTGTCTGTTCTTTATG CTGGAGTCGAGATGGTCACAAATTGGTGAGTGCTTCAACTGATAACATCGTATCACAATGGGATGTTCTGTCTGGAGACTGTGACCAGAGGTTTCGGTTCCCTTCACCCATCTTGAAAGTTCAGTATCACCCCCGAGACCA AAACAGGGTTTTGGTGTGTCCCATGAAATCTGCGCCAGTGATGCTAACACTGTCTGATTCAAAACATGTTGTTCTACCCGTGGATGATGACTCTGATCTGAACGTGGTGGCCTCTTTCGACAGGCGAGGGGAATATATCTATACAGGCAATGCCAAGGGGAAG ATCTTGGTCTTAAAAACAGATACTCAGGATCTGGTTGCTTCCTTCAGAGTAACAACTGGAACCAGCAACACCACAGCTATTAAATCAATAGAATTTGCCCGGAAAGGAAG CTGCTTTTTAATAAACACAGCTGACCGAATAATCAGGGTTTATGATGGTCGGGAAATACTAACCTGTGGGCGAGATGGAGAGCCTGAGCCAATGCAGAAGCTGCAGGATTTAGTAAACAG GACACCGTGGAAGAAGTGTTGTTTCTCTGGGGATGGGGAGTACATAGTGGCAGGATCAGCACGGCAGCATGCCCTTTACATCTGGGAGAAGAGCATTGGAAATCTAGTGAAAATCCTTCATGGGACCAGAGGAGAACTGTTGCTAGATGTAGCA TGGCATCCTGTCCGACCAATCATCGCTTCCATTTCCAGTGGTGTTGTATCAATATGGGCTCAGAATCAAGTG GAAAACTGGAGTGCCTTTGCGCCTGACTTTAAAGAGTTGGATGAAAACGTGGAGTATGAAGAGAGGGAGTCAGAGTTTGACATTGAGGATGAAGATAAGAGTGAGCCAGAGCAGACAG gtgctgatGCTGCAGAGGATGAGGAAGTGGATGTAACCAGTGTAGATCCTATTGCTGCCTTCTGTagcag TGATGAAGAACTGGAGGACTCCAAAGCGTTGCTGTATTTACCTATTGCTCCTGAAGTGGAAGACCCAGAAGAAAACCCTTATGGACCCCCACCTGATGCTGTCCAGACCTCCCTAACTGATGAGGGAATAGGCTCTGAGAAGAAGAGGCAGTCATCATCTGATGGACCTCAGCCACCAAAGAAGAAACCCAAAATGACCAACATTGAACTGCAAGGAGTACCTAATGATG AAGTCCATCCGCTGCTGGGTGTGAAGGGAGATGGTAAATCCAAGAAGAAGCAAGCAGGCAGGCCTAAAGGATCAAAAGGTAAAGAGAAAGATTCTCCATTTAAACCGAAACTCTACAAAGGGGACAGAGGTGCTTTACCTCTGGAAGGAGCAGCGAAGGGTAAAGTGCAGGCGGAGATGGGACAGCCTTTGACAG GTGGtgcaatctcagaactgttatga